One region of Glycine max cultivar Williams 82 chromosome 9, Glycine_max_v4.0, whole genome shotgun sequence genomic DNA includes:
- the LOC106794403 gene encoding uncharacterized protein: MALLTELLEVTPNEAIAETRQAGGPHAFRDLVHLYDHLNEASQALTRQMADYISLLQCWIYEHFPSVHRCVVDDGYVKASPRACRWLTGKAQMTGIKGAPYRARIDALKVTDVYWMSYAEHQGVRSYKLISSYTGQVRWGQIIVYIRPERVVRQFGYIQTVPPPSVRDLLTGTDIDDQWVHFSDHLVPTGELSVVLGQVAPDYME; encoded by the exons ATGGCCCTGTTGACGGAGCTACTTGAGGTCACCCCAAATGAGGCTATAGCTGAGACACGTCAAGCAGGTGGGCCTCAT GCTTTCAGGGACCTGGTCCACTTGTACGATCATCTTAACGAGGCGTCGCAGGCCCTTACACGGCAGATGGCCGATTACATTTCACTACTTCAG TGCTGGATTTACGAGCACTTTCCGTCGGTCCATCGATGTGTCGTCGATGATGGTTATGTTAAGGCTAGCCCACGTGCCTGTAGGTGGCTTACGGGTAAGGCCCAGATGACGGGGATTAAGGGAGCCCCGTACCGAGCACGTATTGATGCCCTGAAAGTGACCGACGTCTATTGGATGTCGTATGCTGAGCATCAGGGAGTTCGGAGCTATAAGTTGATCTCCTCGTACACGGGCCAAGTCAGATGGGGTCAGATCATTGTCTACATTCGACCAGAGAGGGTGGTTCGGCAGTTTGGGTACATTCAGACCGTTCCTCCGCCGTCGGTTCGTGATTTGTTGACAGGTACTGATATAGACGACCAATGGGTACACTTTTCAGATCATCTGGTGCCTACAGGGGAGCTCTCTGTAGTTCTTGGGCAGGTGGCCCCAGACTACATGGAGTAG
- the LOC102667468 gene encoding uncharacterized protein, with amino-acid sequence MVLALAYVLISRGVVSARGRGEDEDRALDTGRGRGIREDEPKADVPRRCRPTTSARRQRVPVPEDLTQRVEDVPQLPEDVPHVSDGSPEMTDTADGVETDRVASDGSLGAPANHEGFPGGPRDPSVLIGFADHVAHSIWSGQERPDLKLVSYDRKVDKFGRPAAEIEGMIAATGFGPLIRCSVITTDPGLISTFVERWHRETSSFHL; translated from the exons atggtccttgcccttgCTTATGTCCTCATCAGTAGAGGAGTTGTTTCTGCGCGAGGGAGAGGAGAAGATGAAG ATCGTGCGTTAGACACAGGTAGAGGCAGAGGCATTCGTGAGGATGAGCCTAAGGCTGATGTTCCTCGGCGTTGTAGGCCCACTACCTCAGCACGTAGGCAACGGGTTCCTGTGCCTGAGGACCTTACCCAGAGAGTCGAGGATGTTCCTCAGTTGCCTGAGGATGTGCCTCATGTGTCTGATGGTAGCCCAGAGATGACAGACACCGCCGATGGTGTTGAGACAGATCGAGTGGCTAGTGATGGGAGCTTGGGGGCACCTGCTAATCATGAGGGGTTCCCCGGTGGGCCACGCGACCCATCTGTTTTGATAGGATTTGCTGATCATGTGGCACATAGCATATGGAGTGGACAG GAACGACCCGATCTCAAGTTGGTCTCCTATGATAGGAAAGTAGATAAATTTGGGAGACCGGCTGCTGAGATTGAAGGTATGATTGCGGCCACCGGATTTGGTCCACTGATCAGGTGTTCTGTAATCACCACTgatcctggacttatatccACCTTTGTTGAGAGGTGGCATAGGGAGACGAGCAGCTTCCACCTCTGA
- the LOC100807122 gene encoding UDP-glycosyltransferase 13 yields the protein MKGTIVLHPAMGRGHLVPMVELGKFIYTHHHQNLPIKILLPSPPNSTTLQYIAAVSATTPSITFHHLSPSQHLLHVLQTLISQSSKPKAFILDFFNHSAADVTRTLKIPTYYYFPNSASCVALFLYTPTIHYNTKKGFSSYSDTLRRIPGLPPLSPEDMPTSLLDRRSFESFANMSIQMRKTDGIIVNTFEKLENKAFFALKNGICMSLETHKSHSSTPETRNPRVFCMGPLVSNGGGEHDNDDSGCMSWLDSQPSRTVVFLSFGSYGRFSKSQIREIALGLERSGQRFLWVMRNPYERSELILEELLPKGFLERTKERGMVMKNWAPQVKILSHDSVGGFVTHCGWNSVLEAVSWGVPMVSWPLYAEQRLNRVVMVEEMKVALALKENEDGFVRASELEERVRELMDSERGRGKEVRERVLSARYDAVAALSDGGSSRVELNDLVELWMQ from the coding sequence atgaagggcaCCATAGTTCTACACCCTGCCATGGGTAGGGGACACCTAGTCCCCATGGTAGAACTTGGCAAGTTCATATACACTCACCACCACCAAAACCTCCCCATCAAAATCCTCCTCCCTTCGCCGCCCAACTCCACCACCCTTCAATACATCGCCGCCGTCTCCGCCACCACGCCTTCGATCACCTTCCACCACCTCTCACCCTCACAACACTTACTCCACGTCCTCCAAACCCTCATCTCCCAATCTTCCAAACCCAAAGCCTTCATCCTAGACTTCTTCAACCACTCCGCTGCTGATGTCACACGAACCCTAAAAATCCCCACCTACTATTACTTCCCCAACTCCGCGAGTTGCGTCGCTCTCTTCCTTTACACCCCAACCATCCACTACAACACCAAGAAAGGCTTTTCCAGTTACAGCGACACGCTTCGCCGCATCCCCGGTTTGCCGCCACTGTCGCCGGAGGACATGCCCACCTCCCTCCTCGACCGCCGGAGCTTCGAGTCCTTCGCCAACATGTCGATTCAAATGAGAAAAACAGATGGAATAATCGTTAACACGTTCGAGAAGCTTGAGAATAAAGCTTTCTTCGCGTTGAAGAATGGGATCTGCATGTCATTAGAAACACATAAGTCTCATTCTTCAACGCCAGAAACACGTAACCCACGTGTCTTTTGCATGGGCCCACTTGTTTCTAACGGTGGAGGTGAACATGATAATGATGATAGTGGTTGCATGAGTTGGCTCGACTCGCAACCGAGTCGAACCGTTGTGTTTTTAAGCTTTGGAAGCTACGGAAGGTTCTCGAAGAGTCAGATAAGGGAGATAGCGTTAGGGTTAGAGAGGAGTGGACAAAGGTTTTTGTGGGTTATGAGGAACCCATATGAGAGAAGTGAATTGATTTTGGAGGAATTGTTGCCAAAAGGGTTTTTGGAAAGAACTAAAGAGAGGGGAATGGTGATGAAGAATTGGGCGCCACAAGTTAAGATTCTGAGTCATGACTCGGTGGGTGGGTTCGTGACTCACTGCGGGTGGAACTCGGTGTTGGAAGCGGTCTCTTGGGGTGTGCCTATGGTGTCGTGGCCTTTGTATGCGGAACAAAGGTTGAATAGGGTGGTTATGGTTGAGGAGATGAAGGTGGCTTTGGCGTTGAAGGAGAACGAAGATGGGTTTGTTAGGGCTAGTGAGTTGGAAGAGCGAGTTAGGGAGCTTATGGACTCGGAGAGAGGGAGAGGGAAAGAGGTTAGAGAGAGAGTTTTGAGCGCGAGATATGATGCTGTAGCTGCACTCAGCGATGGTGGATCTTCACGGGTTGAGTTGAATGACTTGGTTGAGTTGTGGATGCAATGA